In a genomic window of Nocardiopsis mwathae:
- the purQ gene encoding phosphoribosylformylglycinamidine synthase subunit PurQ, which translates to MTARVGVVTFPGSLDDTDAMRAIRIAGAEPVALWHDDHDLKGVDAVVLPGGFSYGDYLRCGAIARFAPIMTELIPAARSGALPVLGICNGFQILCESHLLPGALTRNSSLRFITRDQYLRVESTATAWTNRYTPGEEILVVLKSGEGAYVADDATLDELERTGRVVVRYAGAAPNGSRRDIAGITNEHGNVVGLMPHPEHAVEALTGPSVDGLGFFTSVLAHLADGSPVAGATATAGG; encoded by the coding sequence ATGACAGCCCGTGTGGGCGTCGTCACCTTCCCCGGTTCCCTGGACGACACCGACGCGATGCGCGCGATCCGCATCGCCGGCGCCGAGCCCGTCGCCCTCTGGCACGACGACCACGACCTCAAGGGCGTGGACGCGGTGGTGCTGCCCGGCGGATTCTCCTACGGCGACTACCTGCGCTGCGGCGCCATCGCCCGATTCGCCCCGATCATGACCGAGCTGATCCCTGCCGCGAGGTCGGGCGCCCTGCCGGTCCTGGGCATCTGCAACGGCTTCCAGATCCTGTGCGAAAGCCACCTGCTGCCGGGCGCGCTCACCCGCAACTCCTCGCTCCGCTTCATCACCCGCGACCAGTACCTGCGCGTCGAGTCGACCGCCACCGCCTGGACCAACCGCTATACCCCGGGTGAGGAGATCCTCGTCGTCCTGAAGAGCGGGGAGGGCGCCTACGTCGCCGACGACGCCACCCTCGACGAGCTGGAGCGCACCGGCCGGGTCGTCGTCCGCTACGCCGGCGCCGCGCCCAACGGCTCGCGCCGCGACATCGCGGGCATCACCAACGAGCACGGCAACGTCGTCGGCCTGATGCCGCACCCGGAGCACGCGGTCGAGGCGCTGACCGGCCCGTCCGTCGACGGCCTGGGCTTCTTCACCTCGGTTCTCGCCCACCTCGCCGACGGCTCACCGGTGGCCGGCGCGACGGCGACCGCCGGAGGCTGA